The genome window GCCCGCCAGCGACGACCCGGCGAAGGACCGGGAGATCTACCTGAAGCTGCTCACCATGGATGGCGACGGCTTGAGGGAGCGCCGCACGAAGAGCATTCCGGCAGCCCGCCTGCACGAGTTGGCCGCCGTGCCGGACCTGCGGGGGCGCGGCGCGCGTCACGTCCATCGCAGTCCGCTCGAGAAGGCGCGAGAGCACTGGTTCGAGACGAACGCGCAGGGAAAGATCGCCTGGCGCGCATCCATCGACCGCGAGCAGCGGGAATCCCTCACCCGCCGGATCTTCGACCGCCTCTCCTACGACCAGAAGCTCGAGTTCTGTGTGCGCCCGGAGGAGATCGAAGGCCCGTCGGAGGCGGCCTGGCGCGACATCAACGCCCACCTGGGCACCCAGTCCACAAGCCTGCCCGAGCTGGTGGCCGAGCTGGGGAAGCGCCGCTTCGGACGCGTGCCCCGCGTGGGCGACGCCTTCTGCGGGGGCGGCAGCATTCCGTTCGAGGCCGCGCGCCTGGGGTGCGACGTGTACGCCTCCGACCTGAACCCGGTGGCGGCCCTCCTCACCTGGGGGGCGCTGAACATCGTTGGGGGCGGGCCCGAGGTGGCGAAGCAGGTCGAGGAGGCGAGGGCCGCGCTCTTCGCCGCGGTCGACGAGCAGATCACGAAATGGGGCATCGAGCACAACGAGAAGGGGTGGCGGGCTGACCTCTACCTGTATTGCTACGAGACGCAGTGCCCCGAGTGCGGGTGGACGATTCCGCTGTCGGGGTCGTGGGTCATCGGCGAGAAGAGCGGCGTCGTAGCTGATCTGCTACCGGATGTAAAGACGAAGACCTTTCGCATCGACATCCGCGAGGGGGCCTCGAAAAACGACCTGCGGCGCGCCAAGGACGCGGGCACCATCAAGGACGGCGAGATGATCTGCCCGAGCCCGGACTGCGCGAAGAAGGACGTCGCCACGCGCATCAAGGTGTCGGTTCTGCGCGGCGACCGGCGTGAGGGCGGCGAGACCGTGTACGGCATTCGCGCCTGGAGCGAGAACCAGGTGGTGGCGGGCGCAGACGATCTGTATCACGAGCGGCTGTACTGCATCCGCTGGCTCGTTCCCACGAAGGGGGGGAAGAGCGAGCGGGTGTACCGCGCGCCGGACGCCCACGACCTCGCACGCGAGAAGAAGGCGATGTCGTTGCTGATGGAGCGCTTCGACGACTGGCGCGCGCAGGGGATTCTTCCCACGATGGCCATACGGCCAGGCGCCGAGACACGCAGAATTCGGCGAGACCTGGGGGCGACGTACTGGCATCACCTGTTCAATCCAAGGCAGTTGCTGGTGTTGGGAACCATGATGGACGCTGTCTCACGTGAGGAAGGAGTGCGTTTAGCAACTCAGTTGCTGGAAACTGGTGTGGCGCTGAACCTGAACTCCCGGATTACAAGATGGCACCCGAGAAACGACCAAGATGTTGCTGCGCTCTACACGAATGCTTTTGCCGCGCTGTACAATTACTCTTGTAGGTCATTCGCGTTTCTCACGCAGGCCATAGTGTTGTCTCGACAAAGCCGCATAAGTGGGCGTTACGCCGTCGAGACCTGCGACGCTAGACACTCAGACATCCTTCGGGACCTGTGGATCACCGACCCTCCTTACGCCGACGCG of Pseudomonadota bacterium contains these proteins:
- a CDS encoding DUF1156 domain-containing protein, producing PASDDPAKDREIYLKLLTMDGDGLRERRTKSIPAARLHELAAVPDLRGRGARHVHRSPLEKAREHWFETNAQGKIAWRASIDREQRESLTRRIFDRLSYDQKLEFCVRPEEIEGPSEAAWRDINAHLGTQSTSLPELVAELGKRRFGRVPRVGDAFCGGGSIPFEAARLGCDVYASDLNPVAALLTWGALNIVGGGPEVAKQVEEARAALFAAVDEQITKWGIEHNEKGWRADLYLYCYETQCPECGWTIPLSGSWVIGEKSGVVADLLPDVKTKTFRIDIREGASKNDLRRAKDAGTIKDGEMICPSPDCAKKDVATRIKVSVLRGDRREGGETVYGIRAWSENQVVAGADDLYHERLYCIRWLVPTKGGKSERVYRAPDAHDLAREKKAMSLLMERFDDWRAQGILPTMAIRPGAETRRIRRDLGATYWHHLFNPRQLLVLGTMMDAVSREEGVRLATQLLETGVALNLNSRITRWHPRNDQDVAALYTNAFAALYNYSCRSFAFLTQAIVLSRQSRISGRYAVETCDARHSDILRDLWITDPPYADAINYHELCDFFLAWYRGPLQKLFPEWHTDGRYALAVVGKDEQFRQSMADVYKNLAQHMPDNGMQVVMFTHNDAAVWADLCMILWAAGLQVTAAWCVSTETGSEVAHKDNG